Proteins encoded together in one Gemmatimonadota bacterium DH-78 window:
- a CDS encoding carbon-nitrogen hydrolase family protein has protein sequence MSESPAGPGSRPNVRLEDFEKRIHLRQLTMDDYPALVEMQELCFPGMAPWSEDQIRSQIEIFPRGQLCLESDGRLIASSNSLIVESDMHTAWHDWTRISDNGHIRTHSDSGDTLYGIEIMVHPDHRGINHARRLYEARKALCRELNLARIVIGGRIPGYGAQADRMSAREYAEQVISRGLYDPVLTTQVANGFVLRELIPDYFPADTASRGYATHLEWTNLDHVPDPSTRWQRVSRVRICAVQYRMRHIDSWDDFHTQCAFFVDAAANNKVDFVVLPELLTNQLMAVDPGRRPADAVRTLAELTPAYLAMFSALSVKHNVNIVGGSQFTIDESGRLQNVAYLFRRDGTIERQAKLHLTAEEKRWWGVEGGDALEVFDTDRGRVAILLSYDVQFPELARIAVDRGAQILFVPFTAEDRDAYLRVRYCCQARAVENEVFVAAAGTTGNLPFVVHADTHYARSGIFTPLDTSFARDGIAGESSENVETLVTADVDLELLRRHRLGGTVRLLEDRRPQLYERRG, from the coding sequence CGTGGAGATGCAGGAACTCTGCTTTCCCGGGATGGCGCCCTGGAGCGAGGACCAGATCCGCAGTCAGATCGAGATCTTTCCCCGGGGCCAGTTGTGCCTCGAGTCGGACGGACGCCTGATCGCCTCGTCGAACTCGCTCATCGTCGAATCGGACATGCACACGGCCTGGCACGACTGGACGCGCATCTCCGACAACGGACACATCCGCACGCACAGCGATTCGGGCGACACCCTGTACGGCATCGAGATCATGGTGCATCCCGACCATCGGGGCATCAACCACGCGCGGCGGCTCTACGAAGCCCGCAAGGCGCTGTGCCGCGAACTGAATCTGGCGCGCATCGTGATCGGCGGACGCATTCCCGGCTACGGTGCCCAGGCCGACCGCATGAGTGCGCGAGAGTATGCCGAGCAGGTGATCTCGCGGGGGCTGTATGATCCCGTGCTCACGACGCAGGTGGCCAACGGCTTCGTGCTGCGCGAGCTGATCCCGGACTACTTTCCGGCCGATACGGCTTCCCGCGGCTATGCCACCCACCTCGAGTGGACGAATCTGGATCACGTACCCGACCCGTCGACGCGGTGGCAACGGGTCTCCAGGGTGCGCATCTGCGCGGTCCAGTATCGCATGCGGCACATCGATTCATGGGACGACTTCCACACCCAGTGCGCCTTCTTCGTCGACGCGGCCGCGAACAACAAGGTGGATTTCGTCGTCCTTCCGGAGCTGCTCACGAATCAGTTGATGGCGGTGGATCCGGGGCGTCGGCCGGCCGACGCGGTGCGTACCCTCGCCGAGCTGACGCCCGCCTATCTCGCCATGTTCTCGGCGCTGTCCGTCAAGCACAACGTGAACATCGTCGGCGGATCGCAGTTCACGATCGACGAGTCCGGGCGCCTTCAGAACGTGGCCTATCTCTTCCGGCGCGACGGCACGATCGAGCGGCAGGCGAAGCTCCATCTGACCGCCGAAGAGAAGCGCTGGTGGGGCGTGGAGGGTGGCGACGCCCTCGAGGTGTTCGACACCGACCGCGGCCGAGTGGCGATTCTTCTCTCGTACGACGTGCAGTTTCCGGAACTGGCGCGGATCGCGGTGGATCGGGGAGCGCAGATTCTCTTCGTGCCCTTCACCGCCGAGGACCGCGACGCATATCTCCGGGTGCGCTACTGCTGTCAGGCGCGGGCGGTCGAGAACGAGGTCTTCGTGGCCGCCGCCGGCACGACGGGGAACCTGCCCTTCGTGGTGCACGCCGACACGCACTACGCACGCTCGGGCATCTTCACCCCGCTCGACACCTCGTTCGCCCGCGACGGGATCGCGGGCGAATCGAGCGAGAACGTGGAGACCCTCGTCACCGCCGACGTCGACCTGGAGCTCCTCCGCCGGCACCGGTTGGGGGGGACGGTGCGCCTGCTCGAAGACCGCCGGCCGCAGCTGTACGAGCGTAGGGGGTAG
- a CDS encoding class I SAM-dependent methyltransferase produces MTPIDFGLRSRDYALHRHGPPQAFYERLQRFADLDGARVLDLATGPGTVAFELARRGATVTGIDVAEPQIAAARARAEELGLDDRTSFRVARAEATGAPEHGCDLVTSGQSWHWFDAPATVAEVRRVLRPGGMLAIVAYSYLSGHCPVSADTEELILQFNPDWPMAGWTGLFPRWVDDVVEGGMTFVEQFCWDYDDLYSHDDWRGRIRTCNGVGSGGLPADEVARFDAALAVMLRERYPDPVPVRHRLWAVMAQAGGA; encoded by the coding sequence ATGACTCCGATCGATTTCGGACTCCGCAGCCGCGACTACGCCCTGCACCGTCACGGTCCGCCCCAGGCGTTCTACGAGCGACTGCAGCGGTTCGCCGATCTCGACGGGGCCCGGGTGCTCGACCTCGCGACGGGCCCGGGCACGGTGGCCTTCGAACTCGCGCGACGGGGCGCCACGGTGACCGGCATCGACGTGGCGGAGCCGCAGATCGCCGCAGCCCGGGCGCGCGCCGAGGAGCTCGGGCTCGACGACCGCACGAGTTTTCGGGTGGCGCGGGCCGAGGCCACCGGCGCCCCGGAGCACGGCTGCGATCTCGTCACCTCGGGCCAGTCCTGGCACTGGTTCGACGCGCCGGCCACGGTGGCCGAGGTGCGCCGGGTGCTGCGGCCCGGCGGGATGCTGGCGATCGTGGCCTATTCGTACCTGTCGGGCCACTGCCCGGTCTCGGCCGACACCGAGGAGCTCATTCTGCAGTTCAACCCCGACTGGCCGATGGCCGGATGGACGGGGCTGTTTCCCCGCTGGGTGGACGACGTCGTCGAGGGCGGCATGACCTTCGTGGAGCAGTTCTGCTGGGACTACGACGATCTCTACTCGCACGACGACTGGCGCGGACGCATTCGCACGTGCAACGGGGTCGGCAGCGGGGGACTGCCGGCCGACGAGGTCGCCCGCTTCGACGCCGCACTCGCGGTCATGCTGCGCGAACGGTATCCGGATCCCGTGCCTGTGCGGCACCGGTTGTGGGCGGTGATGGCGCAGGCGGGGGGGGCCTAG
- a CDS encoding DEAD/DEAH box helicase: MTDTTSAEANRTFADLGLGPELLRALESLGYEEPTPIQQSAIPPVLAGRDLMGLAATGTGKTAAFTLPLLQRISRGGGLPSALILVPTRELAVQVAQAVHRYGRHMAIEVLPIYGGQSFSQQLKVLRRGVDVVVATPGRALDHIRRGTLGLVGVEMLVLDEADEMLDMGFADDIDAILAEVPDTRQSLLFSATLGPTIAAIARKHLRDPVEVRITEESESDGEGPLVRQTAYLVRRPHKLAALGRVLDLESPEAVLVFCRTRNDVDELAEALGARGYRAEAMHGGMSQDQRDRVMKKLRGGAVDLLVATDVAARGLDISHLSHVINYDVPNAPKSYVHRIGRVGRAGREGVAITLADPREHALLRNIERQTHQKIAIETLPTVADMQAHRLELTRASLREVMLGGGLEHFRVVVEALSDEFDLWDIAVGAVKMAHEATLSDAAGDDEEIPSAHAPTPRWDGRKHKGGRGGPSGRRTPGSVRLFISAGRRVGIRPKDLVGAITGEAGIRGGEIGTIQISEKFSLVEVNAAVADRVVQALGKSTIKGKRVKVRIDGGR, translated from the coding sequence ATGACTGACACGACTTCTGCCGAGGCGAACCGGACGTTCGCCGATCTCGGTCTCGGCCCCGAGCTGCTCCGCGCCCTCGAGTCTCTGGGCTACGAGGAACCGACTCCGATTCAGCAATCCGCGATCCCGCCGGTGCTGGCGGGGCGTGACCTCATGGGCCTCGCCGCCACCGGGACGGGCAAGACCGCCGCGTTCACGCTGCCCCTTCTTCAGCGCATCTCGCGCGGTGGCGGGCTGCCGAGCGCGCTCATTCTCGTGCCCACCCGCGAACTCGCCGTGCAGGTGGCGCAGGCGGTGCATCGGTATGGCCGCCACATGGCGATCGAGGTGCTGCCGATCTACGGCGGGCAGTCGTTCTCGCAGCAGCTCAAGGTGCTTCGGCGAGGGGTCGATGTGGTGGTGGCGACGCCGGGGCGCGCCCTGGACCACATCCGCCGCGGCACCCTCGGGCTGGTGGGCGTCGAGATGCTGGTGCTGGACGAAGCGGACGAGATGCTCGACATGGGGTTCGCCGATGATATCGACGCGATCCTCGCCGAGGTTCCCGACACCCGCCAATCCCTCCTGTTCTCCGCGACGTTGGGCCCGACCATCGCCGCCATCGCTCGCAAGCACCTCCGCGACCCGGTCGAGGTACGGATCACCGAGGAGTCGGAGTCGGATGGGGAGGGTCCGCTGGTTCGACAGACCGCCTATCTGGTGCGCCGACCGCACAAGCTGGCCGCTCTGGGCCGCGTTCTCGACCTCGAGTCCCCGGAGGCCGTGCTGGTCTTCTGTCGGACCCGAAACGACGTGGACGAACTCGCCGAGGCCCTCGGTGCCCGTGGGTACCGGGCGGAGGCGATGCACGGGGGGATGTCGCAGGACCAACGCGACCGCGTCATGAAGAAACTGCGCGGCGGCGCCGTCGATCTGCTGGTGGCCACCGACGTGGCGGCTCGCGGGCTCGACATCTCGCACCTCAGCCACGTGATCAACTACGACGTCCCCAACGCGCCCAAGTCGTACGTGCACCGCATCGGACGGGTGGGCCGGGCCGGCCGCGAGGGGGTCGCGATCACGCTTGCCGATCCCCGCGAGCACGCGCTGCTGCGCAACATCGAGCGCCAGACCCACCAGAAGATCGCGATCGAAACGCTGCCCACCGTGGCGGACATGCAGGCCCACCGCCTCGAACTCACCCGGGCCTCGCTGCGCGAGGTCATGCTCGGGGGCGGCCTCGAGCACTTCCGAGTGGTGGTCGAGGCGCTCTCCGATGAGTTCGATCTGTGGGACATCGCCGTGGGAGCGGTGAAGATGGCCCATGAGGCCACGCTGTCCGACGCGGCCGGCGACGACGAAGAGATTCCTTCGGCCCACGCTCCAACTCCCCGATGGGACGGCAGGAAGCACAAGGGGGGGCGGGGTGGCCCATCCGGGCGCCGCACTCCGGGCTCGGTTCGCCTCTTCATCAGTGCCGGTCGGCGTGTCGGCATCCGGCCCAAGGATCTGGTCGGGGCCATCACCGGGGAGGCCGGCATCCGGGGCGGGGAGATCGGCACCATCCAGATCTCGGAGAAGTTCAGTCTGGTGGAGGTGAACGCAGCGGTGGCCGACCGGGTGGTTCAGGCGCTCGGGAAGTCGACGATCAAGGGCAAGCGGGTCAAGGTCCGGATCGACGGGGGGCGCTAG